The Deinococcus wulumuqiensis R12 genome has a window encoding:
- the fba gene encoding class II fructose-1,6-bisphosphate aldolase translates to MLVTGKDILVPARKGKYAVGAFNTNNMEITQAIIHTAERLRSPVIVQMSEGAIKYGGQDLANIVIDIATRATVPVALHLDHGSSYESALKAIKMGFTSVMIDASHHPFDENVHETGRVVEAAHAMGISVEAELGRLGGIEEHIVVDEKDAFLTDPEEAVKFVELTDVDYLAIAIGTSHGAYKGKGRPFIDQARIKKIGELLSIPLVAHGSSGVPAEIVQRLRDSGGEIGDAAGIADEDLTEAAGYGIAKVNVDTDLRLASTVGIREVLKANPKEFDPRKVFGPARDLMSKIVEHKMKVLGSVGKA, encoded by the coding sequence ATGCTCGTTACCGGTAAAGACATTCTGGTTCCCGCCCGCAAAGGCAAGTACGCCGTCGGTGCGTTCAACACCAACAACATGGAAATCACCCAGGCGATCATCCACACCGCCGAGCGTCTGCGTTCGCCCGTCATCGTGCAGATGAGCGAAGGGGCGATCAAGTACGGCGGGCAGGACCTCGCCAACATCGTCATCGACATCGCCACCCGCGCTACCGTGCCTGTCGCACTGCACCTCGACCACGGCAGCAGTTACGAGTCGGCACTGAAGGCCATCAAGATGGGCTTTACCTCGGTGATGATCGACGCCTCGCACCACCCCTTCGACGAAAACGTGCATGAAACGGGGCGCGTGGTCGAGGCCGCTCACGCGATGGGCATCAGCGTGGAAGCCGAACTCGGACGCCTCGGCGGAATCGAGGAGCATATCGTCGTGGACGAGAAGGACGCCTTCCTGACCGACCCCGAAGAAGCCGTCAAGTTCGTCGAACTGACGGACGTGGACTACCTCGCCATCGCCATCGGCACCAGCCACGGCGCGTACAAGGGCAAGGGGCGTCCCTTTATCGACCAGGCCCGCATCAAGAAGATCGGCGAACTGCTGAGCATTCCCCTCGTCGCGCACGGCTCCAGCGGCGTGCCTGCCGAAATCGTGCAGCGCCTGCGCGACTCGGGCGGCGAAATCGGGGACGCGGCGGGCATCGCCGACGAAGACCTCACCGAAGCGGCGGGCTACGGCATCGCCAAGGTGAACGTGGACACGGATTTGCGCCTCGCCAGCACCGTCGGCATCCGCGAAGTGCTCAAGGCCAACCCCAAGGAATTCGACCCCCGCAAGGTCTTCGGCCCCGCCCGCGACCTGATGAGCAAAATCGTCGAGCACAAGATGAAGGTGCTCGGCAGCGTCGGCAAAGCGTAA
- a CDS encoding SRPBCC family protein: MSEEIVVKQTMPMRGRPEVLYRLALDPRRRAAWDSNLVSAAYSSEGQKLAQNALVDFKFVRRLLGLKFQARYGQLVASQRGGWEAVRPFGPLEKFSQQWNFKPMPGGTEVTLTVKGTVRYRWIRTQMERILHNLTISTLMDLQRQIDAPTAQLVEDMGREMAEKQKAEEKAAKAAAKAARKKK, from the coding sequence ATGTCGGAAGAAATCGTCGTCAAGCAGACCATGCCCATGCGCGGGCGGCCCGAAGTGCTGTACCGCCTCGCCCTGGATCCGCGCCGCCGCGCCGCCTGGGACTCCAATCTGGTCAGCGCGGCCTACAGCAGCGAGGGTCAGAAGCTCGCGCAAAACGCCCTGGTGGACTTCAAATTCGTGCGGCGACTCCTGGGGCTGAAGTTTCAGGCCAGATACGGGCAACTGGTGGCCTCGCAGCGCGGCGGCTGGGAAGCGGTCAGACCTTTTGGCCCGCTGGAAAAGTTCTCGCAGCAGTGGAACTTCAAGCCGATGCCCGGCGGCACCGAAGTCACGCTGACGGTCAAGGGCACGGTGCGCTACCGCTGGATTCGCACGCAGATGGAGCGCATCCTGCACAACCTGACCATCAGCACCCTGATGGACCTGCAACGCCAGATCGACGCGCCCACCGCGCAACTGGTCGAAGACATGGGCCGCGAAATGGCCGAGAAGCAAAAAGCCGAGGAGAAAGCTGCCAAGGCCGCTGCGAAGGCTGCCCGCAAAAAGAAGTAG
- a CDS encoding YwqG family protein, whose protein sequence is MSPLSLLPLLGAAFLLSPASPAGEFNMTQTARPLRQLEQYLQPQTGERARLSFDGQTTRLEREGRTAAQTPPPFDEAAEREKLRAQMEQSASAPEFRMWREMLIGRLGSREAARQEFLRLGLPQKLWDELDTFDRRMGRTLSDAPNVVPESYSSALVTAEEVQNSPLWNPPAELRRRFASIWAAEINIVPPGAEVGLWERSLELAREGFLRISPRRADGSLWLTPGLEPHRAELRGLERPVVRPYPTAGQPAAWDSKFGGVPYRPVGSAWPLDVHGAPLPFLAQINLAQANAGGHLPDLPRRGLLQFFVSHAGERVLYWPDPVQDEAALTREVPELEDYQEEMFSPPEQAMGFVPDSELPSSLDDRLGFARSADETDQQGEDNANLRPNGHRLRGYPMVINTFHPAAENVQLLFQFDGDDYGGQLFGDSGGMGGWAGFFIRPDDLGNLDFSRVWAELDAF, encoded by the coding sequence ATGTCGCCCCTCAGCCTGCTCCCACTTCTGGGGGCGGCTTTTTTGCTGTCGCCTGCTTCCCCTGCCGGAGAATTCAACATGACCCAAACCGCCCGTCCCCTGCGGCAACTCGAACAGTACCTTCAGCCCCAGACCGGCGAACGCGCCCGCCTGAGCTTCGATGGGCAAACCACCCGACTTGAACGCGAGGGACGGACAGCGGCACAGACTCCGCCTCCTTTCGACGAAGCCGCCGAGCGCGAAAAGCTGCGCGCGCAGATGGAGCAGAGCGCCAGCGCTCCCGAATTCAGGATGTGGCGCGAAATGCTGATAGGACGGCTGGGGTCACGCGAAGCCGCCCGGCAGGAATTTTTGCGTCTGGGCCTGCCGCAAAAGCTCTGGGACGAACTGGACACCTTCGACCGGCGCATGGGCCGCACGCTGAGTGACGCGCCCAATGTCGTGCCCGAAAGCTACAGTTCGGCCCTGGTCACGGCGGAGGAAGTGCAGAACTCGCCCCTGTGGAACCCGCCCGCCGAACTGCGCCGCCGCTTTGCGAGCATCTGGGCCGCTGAAATTAACATTGTGCCGCCTGGGGCCGAGGTGGGCCTGTGGGAAAGGTCGCTGGAACTGGCGAGGGAAGGCTTTCTTCGGATATCACCGCGCCGCGCTGACGGCTCTTTGTGGCTGACGCCGGGGCTGGAGCCGCACCGCGCCGAACTGCGGGGGCTGGAGCGGCCCGTGGTGCGGCCCTATCCCACGGCGGGCCAGCCTGCCGCCTGGGACAGCAAATTCGGCGGCGTGCCCTACCGTCCCGTCGGCAGCGCGTGGCCCCTGGACGTGCACGGCGCACCGCTGCCTTTTCTGGCGCAGATCAATCTGGCGCAGGCCAACGCGGGGGGCCATCTGCCCGACTTGCCCCGGCGCGGGCTGCTGCAATTTTTCGTCAGCCACGCCGGAGAGCGGGTGCTGTACTGGCCCGACCCCGTGCAGGACGAGGCCGCGCTGACCCGCGAGGTGCCCGAATTGGAGGACTATCAGGAAGAGATGTTCAGCCCGCCCGAACAGGCGATGGGCTTCGTGCCCGACAGCGAACTCCCGTCCAGTCTGGATGACCGCCTGGGCTTCGCGCGGTCCGCAGACGAAACGGACCAGCAGGGCGAGGACAACGCCAACCTGCGTCCCAACGGCCACCGCCTGCGCGGATATCCGATGGTCATCAACACCTTTCACCCCGCCGCCGAGAACGTGCAACTGCTCTTTCAGTTCGACGGTGACGATTATGGCGGGCAGTTGTTCGGAGACAGCGGCGGCATGGGCGGCTGGGCAGGCTTTTTCATTCGCCCGGACGACCTCGGCAATCTGGACTTCT